In the Streptomyces sp. WMMC940 genome, GTACAGCGCCAGGTAGCCGACGCTGCCGGGCGTCTCGTCCCCGGAGTTCAGGGTGCCGAGAAAGCTGCTGCCGGCGACCATCTCCCAGCACGAGGTGTAGAAGGCGCAGAAGGCGCTCAGGTCCGTGCCGTGGTTGACGCCGGCCACCGAGACGAAGTCGTCGACGTACGAGGTGCCGCCGTTGAACTTGACGTACCAGCGGGCGCTCAGGGCGCCCATGGAATGGGTGACGATGTCGACTCTCTCCGCGCCGGTCGCCGCGCGTACCTGGGCGACCTTGGCGGCGAGTTGGGACGCCGTGGTCTTGTTCGACTGCTTCCAGTCGTAGGACCAGGTGAACAGCTCCGAGGAGTCGTAGCCGTCGGCCTTGAACTTGCCGACCCAGGTGTTCCAGGTGCCGGCCGAGCTGCTCAGGCCGTGGACGAACACGACCGGGTTGCGGGTCTCGGCCTGTGCGGGCGACGCCGCGAGCAGGGGAGTGACGACGGCGGCCACGGCGCCGAGGGCCACGGTGCGAGCGGAGCACTTCATGGAGCTGTCTCCAGCGTTCGGCCACACCTCGTCCCGTGCGGGAGCGCGGTGTGGGTGGGGGATGGGGAGTGAACACCGGCCGGTGGCGTCGGAAAAGGTGGCACAGGGCAACTGGTTACCGCTAGGTAGCTAAATGTTTCATTCAGATGACAACACTCCGCGTGAGCAGCTTCATGACGGCATGTCAGAGAATGGTTGTATGCGATGTGGGCGCTCGGGGCTGTCCGTCACGTCGTTCCGGGAGAGGCTGACGACCTCCGGCGAGACGCCGCCGGCGCACATCGCGGCGGGTGCGCGTGCCGCCGAGCCGACCCGGTGAGCCCCGCGCGCGGACACCCTCTCGACGGAAGGTCCGGTCCGTCCGTCGGAGGAGTACGGGGAGTCGAGGAGATGTCCGTGGGCTTCGAGTCCCTGCCCCGTGAGCGGGAGGGTTCCGACCGGAACCGACGGAGTCGTGACGCGAGAGGGAGGAGGGGATCGGCGGGGGCCGCCCTCCGAACGCGCGGATCCGGTCGACCGATCCGGCGACGCGGTCGTCGCACCCCGGCCCCGCCCGACCCGGTCCGGCGAGACCCGGGCGGTCACGGCGCTAACCGCGGCCGCGCAGCATCGACATCAGCAGTCCGTGGGTCTCCTCGCCGGCGGCGACCACCAGCCCACGGCCTCCCTCGCCGATCGGGGCACCGTCGATCCCGGAGACAACGCAACCGGCGGCCCGACACAAGGCGATCCCCGCCGCGAAATGCACGCTTCCGGAAAGGTCGCCACCATCGGTGACATACGCGGCGCGCTTGCCGGCGGCGACCCACGCCAGCGCCAGCGTCGTGGAGACGACGCGCGCCCGGAAACGTTCGACGAAGTCAGGGTGGGCCGGCAGATCCACGACCCGGATTCCGGGCGCGCTCGGGTTCGATGGCCTCGTCGCGGTTGAGTGCCTACCCGAGGAGTGGCGGGTGCGGTCCGTGTTGCTGGCGGAGGCCGGGCGGCGGGAGTGCGTTCTTCTCGGCGCCGCGGTGACGCTTGCCGTTCGCTCCTTGTCGGGCAGCGGGGCCGGTTGACGGGTCTGATGCTGGTTCGGGTGACAGGTTGAGTCACGCGGCCTGGAGGGCCGGTGTGGTCATGACGGTCTGGAATTCGACGGGGGTCAGTCGGCCGAGTGCGGCTTGCCGGCGACGGCGGTGGTAGGTCCGCTCGATCCAGGTCACGATGGCGATCCGTAGTTCCTCGCAGGTGGCCCACTTTCTGCGGTCGAGGACGTTCTTCTGCAGCAGGCTGAAGAAGGACTCCATGGCCGCGTTGTCGCCGGCTGCTCCGACCCTCCCTATCGATCCGTCCATCCGGTGGCGGTCGAGCGCCCGGACGAACTTCCGTGACCTGAATTGACCGTATTCAACCGGTCGTTGCAACACCAGCTTGTTGAGGCAACTGTAGCTGCTCGTTGAACGCCTCGGCGGGTGTCTTCCAACCGAGCGTCTTGCGGGGTCTGCTGTTGAGAGTGTGAGCGACGGCCTCGACTTCCTCGGCGGACCATCTCGAGAGATCGGTGCCTTTCGGGAAGTACTGGCGCAAGAGCCCGTTGGTGTCCTCGTTCGTGCCACGCTGCCACGGACTATGCGGATCGGCGAAGAAGACGGGAATGCCTGTCTCGACTCTGAATTGCGCATGGGCCGACATCTCCTTGCCGCGATCCCAGGTCAGCGACCGTGCCAGCTGTTCGGGCAGCGTCGACATCGTATTGGCGAGGGCGGTCTTCATCGTGATCGCCCCATAACCGGCCAGCGCAGGACCATTCTTGACCGATTGCTTGTGCCGGTAGCCTTCCTCGCGCGGCAGGTGAACCAGCATCGTGAATCGAGTTGACCGCTCGACGACAGTGAGCCTTTTCCATCCTCACTCTGAGCTGGCCAGATGCAGGGCGAGGACGGCCTGGACGAGGCTGGTGACGCGGGTGGTCGAGCACCGGAGCCTGCGGAGGAGCCGCCAGGATTTGAGGGTGGCCATGGCCTGCTCGACGAGTGCGCGAATCTTCGCGTGGGACCGGTTGACGGCCTGCTGGCCGGTGGAAGGGGTTTCCCAGCGGCCCCAGTAGGGGGTTCGAACGGTCCCGCCGGCGCCCCGATATGCCTTGTCCGCCCAGCACTTGATGTCGGCTGCGGCAAGGGCGTCGACGATGCCGTGCTCGCGGGCCGCGCGGACATCGTGGACGGCGCCGGGCAGTGCCGGCGAGGCCCACAGCAGCCGGCCGAAGGGATCCGTGAGGACCTGCAGGTTCATCCCGTGTTTCTTGTGTTTCCCGGAGTAGAAGGGCCGGTCCGCGGCGATGCGGTCGGTCGGCAGGAGTGTGCCGTCGAGGATTACGAACGCCTTCGTCGACGCGACCCGGATCGCGTCGGCCAGGGTGGGCGCGAGGCCTGCCAGGAGTTCGACAGCCTCGGTGGCATACCGGTAGGCGGTCGTGGTTCCGATACCGAATCCGGCCGCGAGCTGGGCATACGTGTTTCCCATCCGCAGGTGGGCGAGTGCGAGCAGGCCTGGCGGCCGGGGTTCAGACGCCTCCAGCGGGAGCCGATCGCGCGACGGTGCTGCCGCAGACGGGCGGACAGGAAGCGCAGGGCAGAGCTGGACACGTCGACGCCCGAAGGGTAGACAAGCATGCGAAGCCTCTGGTGGAGACGGTTCT is a window encoding:
- a CDS encoding esterase/lipase family protein, which gives rise to MKCSARTVALGAVAAVVTPLLAASPAQAETRNPVVFVHGLSSSAGTWNTWVGKFKADGYDSSELFTWSYDWKQSNKTTASQLAAKVAQVRAATGAERVDIVTHSMGALSARWYVKFNGGTSYVDDFVSVAGVNHGTDLSAFCAFYTSCWEMVAGSSFLGTLNSGDETPGSVGYLALYSTCDALVNPDSSAKLNGATNVSVGCISHNDMNDHAGNYTKVRDFIA